In Bradyrhizobium erythrophlei, a single genomic region encodes these proteins:
- a CDS encoding DUF4383 domain-containing protein, producing MLRRLGYFYGGAFITGGVLGFVPGVTVDDMFLGIFMVNPLHSAMHAASGVIFLLASTLGAGAARLWFQIFGAVYAALAAMGFWVGNGMILNCITNNWNDSWGHAGLALSMLVIGFATAKPAALARA from the coding sequence ATGCTCAGACGACTCGGATATTTCTACGGCGGGGCTTTCATCACCGGCGGCGTGCTCGGTTTCGTCCCGGGCGTGACCGTCGACGATATGTTCCTCGGTATCTTCATGGTGAACCCGCTGCACAGCGCCATGCACGCCGCCTCCGGCGTGATTTTCCTGCTGGCCTCGACCCTGGGCGCAGGCGCCGCGCGGCTGTGGTTTCAGATTTTTGGCGCGGTCTACGCGGCGCTGGCCGCAATGGGCTTCTGGGTCGGCAATGGCATGATCCTCAATTGTATCACCAACAACTGGAACGACAGCTGGGGGCATGCCGGGCTTGCGCTGTCGATGCTGGTGATCGGTTTCGCCACGGCAAAGCCGGCGGCATTGGCGCGGGCCTAA
- a CDS encoding SDR family oxidoreductase, giving the protein MQKPICLITGATEGIGRATAIELASRGFSVVIAARDAARAEAAKNEIAAETDNPDIDTIVADLRSFAQVRQLCETFHRRYPRLDVLVNNAGILASENDLTEDGFEATLLVNYLSAFYLTQLMLDALKRAGQGRIINLSSSVHAIGKFDSEHLQRGRRFPAFSAYANSKLLMLLFSIELAERLKNTPVTANAVHPGIVKTPMMLNARGFFRAVAWLALPFAISPQQGAATSVYLATSPEVAEVSGKYFTRSRETKFKTAFNTTESREHLWNLSMQSVGLAGTK; this is encoded by the coding sequence ATGCAGAAGCCGATCTGCCTGATCACGGGCGCGACCGAAGGCATCGGCCGCGCCACGGCCATCGAACTCGCTAGCCGCGGATTTTCGGTCGTCATCGCCGCGCGCGACGCAGCACGGGCTGAGGCCGCGAAAAACGAGATCGCGGCCGAAACCGATAATCCTGACATCGACACCATCGTCGCCGATCTGAGATCGTTCGCGCAGGTGCGTCAGCTTTGCGAAACGTTTCACCGGCGTTATCCCCGGCTCGACGTGCTCGTCAACAATGCCGGCATTCTGGCCTCCGAAAACGATCTCACCGAAGACGGGTTTGAAGCGACGCTCCTGGTCAATTACCTCTCGGCCTTCTATCTGACGCAGCTCATGCTCGATGCGCTGAAGAGAGCCGGGCAGGGCCGGATCATCAACCTTTCTTCCAGCGTCCATGCGATCGGCAAATTCGATTCCGAACATCTGCAACGGGGGCGACGTTTTCCGGCCTTCAGCGCCTACGCGAATTCCAAGCTGTTGATGCTGCTGTTTTCGATCGAGCTTGCCGAGCGGCTGAAGAATACACCGGTTACGGCCAACGCGGTCCATCCAGGCATCGTCAAGACGCCGATGATGCTCAATGCGCGCGGCTTCTTCCGTGCGGTCGCCTGGCTCGCACTGCCATTTGCGATCTCGCCGCAACAGGGCGCGGCGACGTCGGTGTATCTGGCGACGTCGCCCGAGGTGGCGGAAGTGAGCGGGAAATATTTCACGCGGAGCAGGGAGACGAAATTCAAGACCGCGTTCAACACGACGGAAAGTCGCGAGCACTTGTGGAATCTCAGCATGCAGTCCGTGGGGCTGGCCGGGACCAAGTGA
- a CDS encoding SDR family oxidoreductase, protein MKSAGRLAGKVAIVTGASSGIGEATAKLFAEEGAQVVVGARRAAELNHLVDEIEACGGKAVALPGDVCDEAYARALVHLAETTFGGLDIAFNNAGTIGGMGPTIEVSAASFVETVTTNLVAAFLGAKCQLPAMLRRGAGSLIFTSSIAGHTVGFPGVASYSASKSGLIGLTQSLAAEFGPRNIRVNAILPGAVDTPMYRQMNATAEAQGFIANLHALKRVSSPEELARAVLYLASDDASFMTGAAMIVDGGTSINRT, encoded by the coding sequence ATGAAAAGCGCCGGCAGACTAGCGGGGAAGGTTGCGATCGTTACCGGGGCCAGCTCCGGAATCGGCGAGGCGACGGCGAAACTGTTCGCTGAAGAGGGCGCGCAGGTCGTGGTTGGCGCAAGGCGCGCGGCCGAACTCAACCACCTGGTTGACGAGATCGAGGCTTGCGGCGGCAAGGCGGTGGCGCTGCCCGGCGATGTCTGCGACGAGGCTTACGCGCGGGCGCTGGTCCATCTCGCCGAGACGACGTTCGGCGGGCTCGATATCGCCTTCAACAATGCCGGCACGATTGGCGGGATGGGGCCGACGATCGAGGTTTCCGCCGCGTCCTTTGTCGAGACCGTCACCACCAACCTGGTCGCGGCGTTTCTCGGCGCGAAATGCCAGCTTCCGGCGATGCTCCGCCGCGGCGCGGGTTCGCTGATCTTCACCTCGAGCATCGCGGGCCACACCGTCGGATTTCCCGGTGTTGCGAGCTACAGCGCCAGCAAGTCCGGCCTCATCGGGCTGACGCAGTCGCTCGCGGCGGAATTTGGCCCGAGAAATATCCGCGTCAACGCGATCCTGCCCGGCGCCGTCGATACGCCGATGTACCGGCAAATGAATGCGACGGCGGAAGCGCAGGGTTTCATCGCCAATCTACATGCGCTCAAGCGCGTCTCTTCGCCGGAGGAGCTTGCGCGCGCGGTGCTCTATCTCGCCTCCGACGACGCCTCGTTCATGACGGGGGCTGCGATGATCGTCGACGGCGGCACCTCGATCAACCGCACCTGA
- a CDS encoding TetR/AcrR family transcriptional regulator — MNKAAPSSRPRGRPRAFDRDDALDRAMHLFWRRGYDATSVSDLTETMGITPPSLYAAFGDKKRLFLEAVDRYQSGPGSFAQAAFNEPTAERAMRRLLMDTIESFFEPGNPKGCMVVLAATNCTTDSSDILDELAGRRRMAERLVRDRVAAGRDAGEIPSGADVDALAGMIVTTLYGLSIKARDGASRASLRKVVEQMMSMWPGPPEQAERARGR; from the coding sequence ATGAATAAGGCGGCGCCTTCCTCACGGCCACGCGGACGGCCACGGGCGTTCGATCGCGACGATGCGCTCGATCGCGCGATGCATCTGTTCTGGCGGCGAGGTTATGACGCGACGTCGGTGAGCGACCTGACGGAGACGATGGGCATCACGCCGCCGTCACTCTATGCGGCCTTCGGCGACAAGAAGCGTCTCTTTCTCGAGGCGGTCGATCGTTATCAGAGCGGTCCCGGAAGTTTTGCGCAAGCCGCCTTCAACGAGCCGACCGCCGAGCGCGCGATGCGCCGTCTCTTGATGGATACGATCGAGTCGTTCTTTGAGCCGGGCAATCCGAAGGGCTGCATGGTGGTGCTCGCCGCGACCAACTGCACCACCGACTCCAGCGACATCCTCGACGAACTCGCCGGCCGCCGGCGCATGGCCGAGCGCCTGGTTCGCGATCGCGTTGCCGCCGGTCGCGACGCCGGCGAAATCCCCTCCGGCGCCGATGTCGACGCGTTGGCGGGCATGATCGTCACGACCTTGTACGGTCTTTCGATCAAGGCCCGCGACGGCGCCTCACGCGCCAGCCTGCGCAAGGTCGTCGAACAAATGATGTCGATGTGGCCAGGCCCGCCCGAGCAGGCCGAGCGAGCGCGAGGCCGTTAG
- a CDS encoding MFS transporter yields the protein MRSFAAMRHPGFRAQFSTFVLAMMADNIEHVISYWVVFQKFHSPALGGFAVVSHWLPFLMFSVASGALAERFDPRRVIQCGMALFIIASLAWAYFFFTDSLQMWQAMAILVVHGCAGVLWQTPNQMLLYDIVGPAELESAVRLNAMARYLAVLAGPAVGAAILLAFGPAYGIALNTVFYLPLVLWLISAPYGPKFRKAAAAAPRRAVRGLNDILTTIQDIKGHPTIVSMVLLAGAASFFVGNAYSSQMPNFAADLRHGDPGIAYSMLLAADAAGGLLAGLILEGGGLLAPKPRTAMILALLWGGALAVFSLANTYWLALGFLLAAGFLELSFNAMAQSLVQLDAPLDKRGRVIGLFNMASLGLKTFSGISVGLLGSLIGIHWSLGLSAIAAMLVAGVLLVLP from the coding sequence ACGTGATCAGCTACTGGGTCGTGTTCCAGAAATTTCATTCGCCCGCGCTCGGCGGTTTTGCCGTGGTCTCGCACTGGCTGCCGTTCCTGATGTTCTCGGTCGCCTCCGGCGCGCTCGCCGAGCGCTTCGATCCGCGCCGCGTCATCCAGTGCGGCATGGCGCTCTTCATCATCGCCTCGCTCGCCTGGGCCTATTTCTTCTTCACCGATAGCTTGCAGATGTGGCAGGCGATGGCGATCCTCGTCGTCCACGGCTGCGCCGGTGTCCTGTGGCAAACGCCAAATCAAATGTTGCTCTACGACATCGTCGGCCCCGCCGAACTGGAAAGCGCGGTGCGGCTGAATGCGATGGCGCGCTATCTCGCGGTGCTCGCGGGGCCTGCGGTGGGCGCGGCCATTCTGCTTGCCTTCGGGCCTGCCTACGGCATTGCGCTCAACACGGTGTTCTATCTGCCGCTGGTGCTGTGGCTGATCTCGGCGCCCTATGGGCCGAAGTTCCGCAAGGCTGCTGCCGCCGCACCCCGGCGCGCGGTGCGCGGGCTCAACGACATCCTCACGACCATCCAAGACATCAAGGGACATCCAACCATCGTTTCCATGGTGCTGCTGGCCGGTGCGGCGTCGTTCTTTGTCGGCAATGCCTATAGCTCGCAGATGCCGAATTTTGCCGCCGACCTCAGGCACGGCGATCCCGGCATCGCCTACAGCATGCTGCTGGCGGCGGATGCCGCCGGCGGGCTGCTGGCGGGCCTGATTCTTGAAGGCGGCGGGTTGCTGGCGCCGAAGCCACGCACCGCGATGATCCTGGCGCTGTTATGGGGCGGGGCGCTGGCGGTGTTTTCGCTCGCCAATACCTATTGGCTTGCGCTCGGTTTCCTGCTCGCCGCCGGATTCCTTGAACTCTCCTTCAACGCCATGGCGCAGAGCCTCGTGCAGCTCGACGCGCCGCTCGACAAGCGCGGGCGCGTCATCGGCCTGTTCAACATGGCAAGCCTCGGCTTGAAGACCTTCAGCGGCATCTCGGTCGGCTTGCTCGGAAGCCTGATCGGGATTCACTGGTCGCTCGGACTGTCGGCGATTGCCGCCATGCTGGTCGCCGGCGTTCTGCTGGTGTTGCCTTGA
- a CDS encoding SDR family NAD(P)-dependent oxidoreductase produces MRVAIITGAGSGIGAAVARRLAKPDARLMLHGQGSDAAGLSRLQTIAGECEKAGAKVGTSTGDLAKAGTASALVSAAREKFGSIDWVVHAAGFADRRGFGELPREGLERAFAVMAASFHEMTSAALSDLKRPQARVVAVSSFAAHRFTPDSTYPGSGSAKAALEVLVKCLAIELADTGATANVVVPGFTRKDQGLTGALDAAAWQKVASANPLSRLAESDEVAAVIAFLLSAEASHVTGVSLPVDGGLTLI; encoded by the coding sequence TTGCGGGTTGCGATCATTACGGGGGCGGGGTCGGGCATCGGCGCTGCGGTGGCGCGGCGTCTCGCCAAACCGGACGCGCGCCTCATGCTGCACGGTCAGGGCAGCGATGCCGCCGGGCTCTCACGGTTGCAAACCATCGCGGGCGAATGCGAAAAGGCCGGTGCGAAGGTTGGCACTTCGACCGGCGACCTGGCGAAAGCCGGAACAGCCTCTGCGCTCGTTAGCGCGGCGCGCGAAAAATTCGGTTCCATCGATTGGGTCGTGCATGCGGCGGGTTTTGCCGACCGCCGTGGTTTTGGCGAGTTGCCGCGCGAGGGCCTCGAACGCGCCTTTGCGGTCATGGCCGCAAGCTTCCATGAAATGACCAGCGCGGCGCTTTCCGATCTGAAGCGGCCGCAGGCCAGAGTCGTCGCCGTCTCCAGTTTTGCCGCGCATCGCTTCACGCCGGACTCGACCTATCCCGGCTCCGGCTCGGCCAAGGCCGCGCTCGAAGTGCTGGTGAAGTGTCTTGCGATCGAGCTCGCCGACACCGGCGCCACCGCAAACGTCGTCGTGCCCGGCTTCACGCGCAAGGATCAGGGCCTGACCGGTGCGCTCGACGCCGCAGCCTGGCAGAAGGTCGCGAGCGCCAATCCGCTGTCGCGCCTTGCCGAGTCGGACGAGGTTGCCGCGGTGATCGCATTCCTGTTGTCGGCGGAAGCCTCGCATGTGACCGGCGTGTCGCTGCCGGTCGATGGCGGGCTCACTTTAATTTAG